A window from Citrus sinensis cultivar Valencia sweet orange chromosome 5, DVS_A1.0, whole genome shotgun sequence encodes these proteins:
- the LOC127902614 gene encoding SH3 domain-containing protein 1-like isoform X3 — protein sequence MEAIKKQAIKLREQVAKQQQAVLKHLLHLGIENVAVDKADIECHQQLQNLYNSTRAAKHFQRNIVRGVEGFVAFLCTIFLYSNIVARKLAEDCCKYGAENQSDNSCVARAALQFGTSHDLMENERETLLGILHDQRPCTSYITSEDWRGTSYWP from the exons ATGGAAGCTATCAAGAAACAGGCAATCAAGCTCCGAGAACAAGTCGCCAAGCAGCAGCAA GCAGTATTGAAGCATCTGCTCCATCTTGGCATTGAAAATGTTGCGGTTGATAAAGCTGACATTGAGTGTCACCAACAACTTCAAAATCTATACAATTCCACCAGGGCAGCTAAG CATTTTCAGAGGAATATTGTCCGTGGCGTTGAAGGGTTTGTTGCA TTCTTGTGtacaatatttttgtattcaaATATTGTAGCGAGAAAGTTGGCCGAAGATTGTTGCAAGTATGGAGCGGAGAATCAAAGTGACAATTCTTGCGTTGCAAGAGCTGCTCTTCAATTTGGCACTTCACATGATTTGATGGAAAATGAGAGGGAAACTTTGCTTGGGATTCTTCATGATCAG AGACCTTGTACTTCTTACATCACTAGCGAAGACTGGCGTGGGACAAGTTATTGGCCGTGA
- the LOC127902614 gene encoding SH3 domain-containing protein 1-like isoform X2, with protein MEAIKKQAIKLREQVAKQQQAVLKHLLHLGIENVAVDKADIECHQQLQNLYNSTRAAKHFQRNIVRGVEGFVAFLCTIFLYSNIVARKLAEDCCKYGAENQSDNSCVARAALQFGTSHDLMENERETLLGILHDQVIHPFDAQANGELSLSIDDYVVVRQL; from the exons ATGGAAGCTATCAAGAAACAGGCAATCAAGCTCCGAGAACAAGTCGCCAAGCAGCAGCAA GCAGTATTGAAGCATCTGCTCCATCTTGGCATTGAAAATGTTGCGGTTGATAAAGCTGACATTGAGTGTCACCAACAACTTCAAAATCTATACAATTCCACCAGGGCAGCTAAG CATTTTCAGAGGAATATTGTCCGTGGCGTTGAAGGGTTTGTTGCA TTCTTGTGtacaatatttttgtattcaaATATTGTAGCGAGAAAGTTGGCCGAAGATTGTTGCAAGTATGGAGCGGAGAATCAAAGTGACAATTCTTGCGTTGCAAGAGCTGCTCTTCAATTTGGCACTTCACATGATTTGATGGAAAATGAGAGGGAAACTTTGCTTGGGATTCTTCATGATCAG GTTATACATCCATTTGACGCTCAAGCAAATGGGGAGCTAAGTCTTTCAATTGATGATTATGTTGTGGTTCGCCAG TTATAA
- the LOC127902614 gene encoding SH3 domain-containing protein 1-like isoform X4, translated as MEAIKKQAIKLREQVAKQQQAVLKHLLHLGIENVAVDKADIECHQQLQNLYNSTRAAKHFQRNIVRGVEGFVAFLCTIFLYSNIVARKLAEDCCKYGAENQSDNSCVARAALQFGTSHDLMENERETLLGILHDQRRLAWDKLLAVSSLN; from the exons ATGGAAGCTATCAAGAAACAGGCAATCAAGCTCCGAGAACAAGTCGCCAAGCAGCAGCAA GCAGTATTGAAGCATCTGCTCCATCTTGGCATTGAAAATGTTGCGGTTGATAAAGCTGACATTGAGTGTCACCAACAACTTCAAAATCTATACAATTCCACCAGGGCAGCTAAG CATTTTCAGAGGAATATTGTCCGTGGCGTTGAAGGGTTTGTTGCA TTCTTGTGtacaatatttttgtattcaaATATTGTAGCGAGAAAGTTGGCCGAAGATTGTTGCAAGTATGGAGCGGAGAATCAAAGTGACAATTCTTGCGTTGCAAGAGCTGCTCTTCAATTTGGCACTTCACATGATTTGATGGAAAATGAGAGGGAAACTTTGCTTGGGATTCTTCATGATCAG CGAAGACTGGCGTGGGACAAGTTATTGGCCGTGAGTTCTCTCAATTGA
- the LOC127902614 gene encoding SH3 domain-containing protein 1-like isoform X1 — protein MEAIKKQAIKLREQVAKQQQAVLKHLLHLGIENVAVDKADIECHQQLQNLYNSTRAAKHFQRNIVRGVEGFVAFLCTIFLYSNIVARKLAEDCCKYGAENQSDNSCVARAALQFGTSHDLMENERETLLGILHDQVIHPFDAQANGELSLSIDDYVVVRQVALMDGRKVNARAKLVGFPRHT, from the exons ATGGAAGCTATCAAGAAACAGGCAATCAAGCTCCGAGAACAAGTCGCCAAGCAGCAGCAA GCAGTATTGAAGCATCTGCTCCATCTTGGCATTGAAAATGTTGCGGTTGATAAAGCTGACATTGAGTGTCACCAACAACTTCAAAATCTATACAATTCCACCAGGGCAGCTAAG CATTTTCAGAGGAATATTGTCCGTGGCGTTGAAGGGTTTGTTGCA TTCTTGTGtacaatatttttgtattcaaATATTGTAGCGAGAAAGTTGGCCGAAGATTGTTGCAAGTATGGAGCGGAGAATCAAAGTGACAATTCTTGCGTTGCAAGAGCTGCTCTTCAATTTGGCACTTCACATGATTTGATGGAAAATGAGAGGGAAACTTTGCTTGGGATTCTTCATGATCAG GTTATACATCCATTTGACGCTCAAGCAAATGGGGAGCTAAGTCTTTCAATTGATGATTATGTTGTGGTTCGCCAG GTGGCTCTTATGGATGGTCGGAAGGTGAATGCAAGGGCCAAGTTGGTTGGTTTCCCTCGGCATACATAG